In a single window of the Campylobacter fetus subsp. testudinum 03-427 genome:
- a CDS encoding putative toxin-antitoxin system, toxin component, RelE/ParE family (Pfam match to PF05016.10 ParE_toxin), with the protein MVKFSVRFKTELQTIFNFIAQDSKTRARTFKDELLMQSKDLANMPFRFRKSVTSDNDNVRDFIFKGYVIPFLIQDDTITVLGIYKENEWQL; encoded by the coding sequence ATGGTAAAATTTAGCGTACGTTTCAAAACAGAGCTACAAACCATTTTTAACTTTATCGCACAAGATAGCAAGACAAGAGCTAGAACCTTTAAAGATGAGCTATTAATGCAAAGCAAAGATTTAGCTAATATGCCATTTAGATTTAGAAAATCAGTTACAAGCGATAATGACAACGTAAGGGATTTTATTTTTAAAGGCTATGTTATACCGTTTTTAATTCAAGATGACACAATAACCGTTTTAGGTATCTACAAAGAAAATGAGTGGCAACTTTAA
- a CDS encoding putative DNA-binding protein, MmcQ/YjbR family (Pfam match to PF04237.9 YjbR), with translation MTAETVFKYVKEKYGTIPDYPWIKTANHAVLRHIENQKWYGVIINIPKNKLKLDGDDLVDVLNLRCEKDLAILLKDGKTILPAYHMNKKNWISILLKETSDEMIFDLIAQSYELTL, from the coding sequence ATGACCGCAGAGACCGTATTTAAGTATGTAAAAGAAAAGTACGGTACAATCCCTGATTATCCGTGGATAAAAACTGCAAATCACGCCGTCTTAAGACATATAGAAAATCAAAAATGGTACGGCGTCATAATAAATATTCCAAAAAATAAGCTCAAACTAGACGGAGATGATCTGGTCGATGTTTTAAATTTAAGGTGCGAAAAAGATCTAGCTATTTTGTTAAAAGATGGCAAAACTATACTTCCAGCGTACCATATGAACAAAAAGAACTGGATATCAATCCTACTTAAAGAGACTAGCGACGAGATGATTTTTGATCTCATCGCTCAGAGTTATGAGCTAACTCTTTAG
- a CDS encoding YcaC-related amidohydrolase (Pfam match to PF00857.16 Isochorismatase), with amino-acid sequence MDSIVVVIDMQTKLLNVMSDKNLLQNSVKFLKIVNELGLKVIATQQYKKGLGDTDEQILNLINSKIFDKLEFSAFNIIKDEISGYKNVILIGVEAHICVYQSAKDLLNNGYSVTLVDECVGSRNERNKELAFLNLKGVTIKSAEMIAFEIMQSAEHTKFKDISKLIK; translated from the coding sequence ATGGATAGTATAGTTGTAGTTATCGATATGCAAACTAAGCTTTTAAACGTGATGAGTGATAAAAATTTGCTGCAAAATAGTGTTAAATTTCTAAAAATAGTAAATGAGCTAGGACTTAAGGTGATCGCTACGCAGCAGTATAAAAAAGGGCTTGGCGATACCGATGAACAGATACTAAATTTGATAAATTCTAAGATATTTGATAAGTTGGAATTCTCAGCTTTTAATATTATAAAAGATGAAATTTCAGGGTATAAAAATGTGATTTTGATCGGAGTAGAAGCTCATATCTGCGTATATCAAAGTGCAAAAGATCTGCTAAATAATGGTTATAGCGTGACTTTGGTAGATGAGTGCGTGGGTAGTAGAAACGAAAGAAATAAAGAACTTGCTTTTTTAAATCTAAAAGGCGTAACTATAAAATCTGCTGAAATGATAGCGTTTGAGATAATGCAAAGTGCAGAGCATACTAAATTTAAAGATATCTCAAAGCTGATAAAATAG
- a CDS encoding TM2 domain-containing protein (Pfam match to PF05154.12 TM2): protein MQRNIYIAYALWFFLGGFGAHRIYCGKFLSGILQLLLFWIGSFTAIFLVGYFFLAIWGIWWLVDLFLTSNWVEKLNSVNCIEKSISDSHKLKNVEKLYELYKNGAMSYDEYLRRKDEILG from the coding sequence ATGCAAAGAAATATTTATATAGCGTATGCGCTTTGGTTTTTCTTAGGCGGTTTTGGCGCTCATAGAATTTACTGCGGTAAATTTTTGAGTGGAATTTTACAGCTTTTGCTTTTTTGGATCGGGAGTTTTACGGCTATATTTCTAGTCGGCTACTTTTTTCTTGCTATTTGGGGAATTTGGTGGCTTGTTGATCTGTTTTTGACCTCAAATTGGGTAGAAAAACTAAATTCTGTTAATTGCATCGAAAAAAGCATTAGCGATTCTCATAAATTAAAAAATGTAGAAAAACTATATGAATTGTACAAAAATGGAGCTATGAGTTACGATGAGTATCTAAGGCGTAAAGATGAAATTTTAGGCTAG
- the rpsT gene encoding 30S ribosomal protein S20 (Pfam match to PF01649.14 Ribosomal_S20p), giving the protein MANHKSAEKRARQTIKRTERNRFYRTRLKNLTKAVRVAVTSGDKDAALLALKDVNKNFHSFVSKGFLKKETASRKVSRLAKLVSTLAA; this is encoded by the coding sequence ATGGCAAACCACAAATCTGCTGAAAAAAGAGCAAGACAAACTATAAAAAGAACCGAGAGAAATAGATTTTACCGCACAAGACTTAAAAATTTGACTAAAGCGGTAAGAGTTGCAGTAACTAGCGGTGACAAAGACGCTGCGCTACTTGCATTAAAAGACGTAAATAAAAACTTCCATAGCTTTGTAAGCAAAGGATTTCTTAAAAAAGAGACTGCTTCAAGAAAAGTTAGTCGCTTAGCAAAACTTGTTAGTACTTTAGCTGCATAA
- the infC gene encoding translation initiation factor IF-3 (Pfam matches to PF05198.12 IF3_N, and to PF00707.18 IF3_C), producing the protein MSKEKDVYLNEEIRASEVRCVGDDGTAYGVISRGEAQDIANRMGLDLVLIAPDAKPPVCKIMDYGKFRYQQEKKQKEAKKKQKVIEVKEIKLSAKIAQNDINYKIKHAQEFLEEGKHVKFRVFLKGREMATPDIGVAMLERIWELVKDYADRDKAPALEGRYVNMLVTPKKG; encoded by the coding sequence TTGAGCAAAGAGAAGGATGTTTATCTAAACGAAGAAATTCGTGCTAGTGAGGTAAGATGTGTCGGTGATGACGGTACTGCTTATGGCGTGATAAGTAGAGGAGAAGCTCAAGATATCGCAAACCGTATGGGGCTTGATTTGGTTCTTATAGCTCCTGATGCTAAACCGCCGGTTTGCAAGATAATGGACTACGGTAAATTCCGTTATCAGCAAGAAAAGAAGCAAAAAGAAGCAAAAAAGAAGCAAAAAGTTATTGAAGTAAAAGAGATAAAACTCTCAGCTAAAATAGCTCAAAACGACATTAACTACAAGATCAAGCACGCGCAAGAATTTCTTGAAGAAGGCAAACATGTTAAATTTAGAGTTTTTCTAAAAGGAAGAGAGATGGCTACTCCAGATATCGGTGTTGCTATGCTTGAGAGAATTTGGGAACTTGTAAAAGACTATGCAGATCGTGATAAAGCACCTGCTTTAGAGGGACGCTACGTAAATATGCTAGTAACTCCTAAAAAGGGATAA
- a CDS encoding hypothetical membrane protein (UPF0093 domain) (Pfam match to PF03653.9 UPF0093) — MSYEAYLWVKWLHYAAFISWMAMLFYQPRLYVYHAEHIQNNGFVDVVKIQESKLYNGIGWIAMIITILSGLSILIFAKPELMKQGFFHMKLLCVIILIAYHFSLGYYLKQFKENRCKKSGKFFRMYNEVPTIIMFIIIYAMIVKANLI, encoded by the coding sequence ATGAGCTATGAAGCTTATTTATGGGTCAAATGGCTGCACTATGCCGCATTTATCTCTTGGATGGCGATGCTGTTTTATCAGCCGCGACTTTATGTTTATCACGCAGAACACATACAAAATAACGGATTTGTCGATGTAGTAAAAATTCAAGAAAGCAAACTTTACAACGGTATAGGCTGGATAGCTATGATAATTACCATTTTAAGTGGTCTTTCGATACTGATTTTTGCAAAACCAGAGCTTATGAAACAAGGATTTTTCCATATGAAATTGCTCTGTGTGATTATTTTGATAGCTTATCATTTTAGCTTAGGATACTATTTAAAACAGTTTAAAGAAAATCGCTGTAAAAAAAGCGGTAAATTTTTTAGAATGTATAACGAAGTGCCTACTATAATTATGTTTATCATCATATACGCTATGATAGTAAAGGCGAATTTGATTTAA
- the lspA gene encoding prolipoprotein signal peptidase II (Pfam match to PF01252.14 Peptidase_A8), with product MSKVIFKFLSYFAAIFAADQIIKWIFLNGFRYKGEFVDLVLVFNKGVAFSMFEFLGSNLKYIQLALIAVLLGYLFGQKELLKSHTAAFGLLLGGGCSNILDRFVHGGVVDYIFWHKWFNFAVFNFADMMIDLAILIILVQSFMHRKK from the coding sequence ATGAGTAAGGTAATTTTTAAATTTTTATCATATTTTGCGGCTATATTTGCCGCCGATCAGATAATAAAATGGATATTTTTAAACGGATTTAGATACAAAGGCGAGTTTGTAGATCTTGTTTTAGTCTTTAATAAAGGCGTAGCATTTTCTATGTTTGAGTTTTTAGGTTCAAATTTAAAATACATCCAGTTGGCTCTTATCGCCGTTCTTTTAGGTTATCTTTTTGGTCAAAAAGAACTTTTAAAATCCCATACCGCCGCATTTGGTCTGCTTCTTGGTGGAGGTTGCTCAAATATACTTGATAGATTTGTTCATGGCGGCGTTGTTGATTATATTTTTTGGCATAAATGGTTTAATTTTGCCGTATTTAACTTTGCTGATATGATGATAGATCTGGCGATTTTGATTATTTTGGTTCAGAGTTTTATGCATAGGAAAAAGTAA
- the prfA gene encoding peptide chain release factor 1 (Pfam matches to PF03462.14 PCRF, and to PF00472.16 RF-1) — protein MLADKLRPFIDRYNELDTLLSDPSVINDISRMTKLSKEQRNLESIKDATHRYLNILNAIEENKTLLEDPELGELAKDELKTLETELPKLEDEIKLLLLPKDPNDEKNIYLELRAGTGGDEAALFVGNLATAYIRYTELKGYKYEIVSSSEGSAGGYKELILLIKGEGAYSRLKYEGGTHRVQRVPETESQGRVHTSAITVAIMPEVEDSEIEINPNDLKIDVMRSSGHGGQSVNTTDSAVRVTHIPTGLVVVNQDGKSQHKNKDAAIKVLKARLYDMQESERREKESKERKDQVGTGDRSGRIRTYNYPQNRISDHRINLTLYRLDAIMGAGLFDEIIDPLIAHYQAEAIANAGL, from the coding sequence ATGTTAGCTGACAAACTACGTCCATTTATAGATCGCTACAATGAGCTAGATACTCTGCTTAGCGATCCATCAGTCATAAACGATATATCTCGTATGACTAAACTCTCAAAAGAACAAAGAAACTTAGAATCCATAAAAGATGCTACTCATAGATATCTGAATATATTAAACGCTATAGAAGAAAATAAAACTCTACTTGAAGATCCAGAACTCGGCGAACTTGCTAAAGATGAGCTAAAAACGCTAGAAACAGAACTTCCAAAGTTAGAAGACGAGATAAAACTTCTACTTCTTCCAAAAGATCCAAACGATGAGAAAAATATATATTTAGAACTACGAGCCGGAACTGGAGGCGATGAAGCGGCTTTGTTTGTCGGAAACCTTGCTACTGCTTATATAAGATATACAGAGCTTAAAGGCTACAAGTATGAGATAGTAAGCTCAAGTGAGGGAAGCGCTGGCGGCTATAAAGAGCTTATCTTACTTATAAAAGGTGAAGGCGCTTACTCAAGACTTAAGTATGAAGGTGGTACTCACAGAGTTCAAAGAGTTCCAGAAACAGAAAGTCAAGGTAGAGTTCATACATCAGCTATCACAGTAGCCATTATGCCTGAAGTTGAAGATAGCGAGATAGAAATAAATCCAAACGATCTTAAAATAGACGTTATGAGAAGCTCAGGTCATGGCGGGCAGTCGGTAAATACAACAGACAGCGCCGTGCGCGTAACTCACATACCAACAGGCTTAGTCGTCGTCAATCAAGACGGTAAGAGCCAACACAAAAATAAAGACGCCGCGATAAAAGTCTTAAAAGCTAGACTTTACGATATGCAAGAGAGTGAGCGCAGAGAAAAAGAGAGTAAAGAGAGAAAAGATCAAGTAGGCACTGGAGATAGAAGCGGTCGTATCCGTACGTATAACTATCCGCAAAATCGTATCAGCGATCACCGTATAAATCTCACTCTTTATAGGCTAGATGCGATTATGGGTGCAGGACTTTTCGATGAGATCATAGATCCGCTCATCGCCCACTACCAAGCAGAAGCTATAGCAAACGCTGGGCTATAA
- the thrS gene encoding threonyl-tRNA synthetase (Pfam matches to PF00587.21 tRNA-synt_2b, and to PF03129.16 HGTP_anticodon, and to PF07973.10 tRNA_SAD) — MSDIIAYKVNEQIVDTQSYCGNGGEEIFFDNSKEALDVIRHSCAHLMAAAVKELYPNAKFFVGPCIEDGFYYDMRVAKSDGEKLGESDLEEIEKKMKELALAKTDIVKFNSTKSEVAAKYASDDLKQEVLKRIPDGVVSLYSQGNFEDICRGPHVPNTIFTRFFKLTRIAGAYLGGDENREMLTRIYGTAYADKESLKEHIRIIEEAKKRDHRKLGAEMKFFTFDEDIGVGLPIWLPNGARLRSRLEHKLYRTHRLRGYEPVRGPEILKSDAWKISGHYANYKENMYFTVIDEQEYGIKPMNCVGHIKVYQSEIRSYRDLPLKFFEYGVVHRHEKSGVLHGLFRVREFTQDDAHLFCMPNQIKENVYEILSFVDTLMSAFGFTYEMEISTKPAKAVGDDAVWEIATKALRDALDEKGLKYGIDEGGGAFYGPKIDIKITDALKRKWQCGTIQVDFNLPARFDLGYIDENNERKQPVMLHRAIMGSFERFIGILLEHTAGELPFWIAPTQVVIIPISNEHHKYANEVRSLLLDMNVDSEVFNKNETLNKKIRTAEKQRVPMIIVLGDNEVANRGVALRDRRAREQKDMSLDEFLSFIQSKLNEVNI, encoded by the coding sequence ATGAGCGATATAATTGCATATAAAGTAAATGAGCAAATAGTTGATACCCAAAGTTACTGTGGAAACGGTGGCGAAGAGATATTTTTTGATAATTCAAAAGAAGCGTTAGATGTTATAAGACACTCTTGTGCGCATCTTATGGCTGCAGCGGTAAAAGAGCTTTATCCAAACGCTAAATTTTTCGTAGGACCATGTATAGAAGACGGATTTTACTATGATATGAGAGTAGCTAAAAGTGATGGTGAAAAGCTAGGCGAAAGTGATCTTGAAGAGATAGAAAAAAAGATGAAAGAGTTAGCGTTAGCTAAAACAGATATAGTTAAATTTAACTCTACAAAATCAGAAGTCGCAGCAAAATACGCAAGCGACGATCTAAAACAAGAAGTTCTAAAACGCATACCTGATGGCGTCGTGAGTTTGTACTCTCAAGGAAACTTTGAAGATATCTGCCGTGGGCCTCATGTACCAAATACGATTTTTACAAGATTTTTTAAACTAACTAGAATAGCTGGAGCATATCTTGGTGGCGATGAAAATCGCGAAATGCTAACTAGAATTTACGGAACTGCTTACGCTGATAAAGAGAGTTTAAAAGAGCATATCCGTATCATCGAAGAAGCCAAAAAACGTGATCACAGAAAGCTTGGTGCTGAGATGAAGTTCTTTACTTTTGATGAAGATATCGGTGTGGGACTTCCTATATGGCTACCAAATGGCGCAAGGCTTAGAAGTCGTTTGGAGCACAAGCTTTATCGCACTCATAGACTTCGTGGTTATGAGCCTGTTCGCGGTCCTGAAATACTCAAAAGCGACGCTTGGAAGATAAGCGGTCACTATGCGAATTACAAAGAAAATATGTATTTTACAGTGATCGACGAGCAAGAATACGGTATAAAACCTATGAACTGCGTTGGACACATCAAAGTTTATCAAAGCGAAATTCGCAGTTATCGCGATTTGCCGCTTAAATTTTTCGAATACGGCGTAGTTCATAGACATGAAAAAAGTGGTGTTTTACACGGTCTTTTTAGGGTTCGTGAATTTACTCAAGATGACGCGCATCTATTTTGTATGCCAAATCAGATAAAAGAAAATGTTTATGAAATTCTAAGTTTTGTCGATACTTTGATGAGTGCGTTTGGATTTACTTATGAGATGGAAATTTCAACAAAACCTGCAAAAGCAGTCGGCGATGACGCTGTTTGGGAGATAGCTACTAAAGCACTTAGAGACGCTCTTGATGAAAAAGGGCTGAAATATGGCATAGACGAGGGTGGTGGCGCATTTTACGGACCGAAAATAGATATAAAAATCACAGACGCATTAAAACGTAAATGGCAATGCGGAACTATACAGGTTGATTTTAACTTACCTGCTCGTTTTGATCTTGGTTATATAGATGAAAATAACGAAAGAAAACAACCTGTTATGCTGCACCGCGCCATTATGGGTAGTTTTGAGAGATTTATAGGAATTTTACTTGAGCATACTGCCGGAGAACTACCGTTTTGGATAGCGCCGACACAAGTTGTTATCATACCTATTAGCAATGAACACCATAAATATGCAAATGAGGTACGCTCTTTGCTTCTAGATATGAATGTGGATAGTGAAGTATTTAATAAAAATGAGACTTTAAATAAAAAAATACGAACAGCAGAGAAACAAAGAGTACCGATGATAATCGTACTTGGAGATAATGAAGTTGCAAATAGAGGTGTAGCGCTTCGTGATAGACGCGCTAGAGAGCAAAAAGATATGAGCTTAGACGAGTTTTTAAGCTTTATTCAATCTAAATTAAATGAGGTGAATATTTGA
- the xth gene encoding exodeoxyribonuclease III (exonuclease III) (Pfam match to PF03372.19 Exo_endo_phos) — protein sequence MKLISWNVNGLRAALGKESFAWLSEHKPDFLGLQEIKVSEDKIPAEIYNLGFENISVNSAKRPGYSGVMSLSNLKSQNLKSQFFDDDEGRVLEHKFGDTYLFNIYFPNGQQGDERLAYKMDFYDKFLAYINALVGDGKEVIFCGDVNTAHREIDLKNPKANSKTSGFLPCERAWIDRVISSGFIDTFRFINGDKEDAYSWWSYRFNARAKNVGWRIDYFFISPNLKDRLKDAFILDSIEGSDHCPVGIEIDL from the coding sequence TTGAAACTAATCTCGTGGAATGTAAATGGGCTTAGAGCAGCTCTTGGAAAGGAGTCTTTTGCGTGGCTGAGTGAGCATAAACCAGACTTTTTAGGCTTACAAGAGATAAAAGTAAGTGAAGATAAGATACCAGCAGAAATTTATAATCTAGGATTTGAAAATATATCTGTAAATTCAGCCAAGAGACCGGGCTATTCAGGCGTAATGAGTTTGTCAAATTTAAAATCACAAAATTTAAAATCGCAGTTTTTTGATGATGATGAGGGTAGAGTTTTGGAGCATAAATTTGGCGATACATATCTTTTTAATATATATTTTCCAAACGGTCAGCAAGGAGATGAGAGACTAGCGTATAAGATGGATTTTTACGATAAATTTCTAGCTTATATAAATGCTTTGGTTGGTGATGGCAAAGAGGTGATATTTTGTGGTGATGTAAATACCGCTCACCGTGAAATCGACTTAAAAAATCCAAAAGCCAACTCCAAAACAAGCGGATTTTTGCCGTGTGAGAGAGCGTGGATAGATAGGGTTATTAGCAGTGGATTTATAGATACTTTTAGATTTATAAACGGCGATAAAGAGGACGCTTACTCATGGTGGAGCTATAGATTTAACGCAAGGGCTAAAAACGTCGGTTGGCGGATCGATTATTTTTTCATCAGCCCAAATTTAAAAGATAGATTAAAGGACGCATTTATACTTGATAGCATTGAGGGCAGCGATCACTGTCCAGTGGGTATCGAGATAGATTTATAA
- the glmM gene encoding phosphoglucosamine mutase (Pfam matches to PF02878.12 PGM_PMM_I, and to PF02880.12 PGM_PMM_III, and to PF02879.12 PGM_PMM_II, and to PF00408.16 PGM_PMM_IV), whose protein sequence is MKLFGTDGVRGRAGEKLNAMTAMRLAMAAGIYFRKNSITNKILVGKDTRKSGYMIETAIVAGLTAVGYNVIQIGPMPTPAIAFLTEDMRCDAGIMISASHNPFDDNGIKFFDSFGNKLSVEAEQAIENIFFHNEIIENSQKTGLEIGQSKRIDDVIGRYIVHIKNSFPKSLTLKGLRVVLDVANGAVYKVAPTVFSELGAETIVLNDEPNGGNINDGCGALHPENLAKEVKRLRADIGFAFDGDADRLVVVDENAKVVDGDALLGVLATYLDENKMLDKKEIVATVMSNAALDDYLAKHKIKLLRSNVGDKFVLEMMKENGINFGGEQSGHIIFSDFSKTGDGLVSALQVSACLLAKNKKASEIFGSIKAYPQKLSNLKIIEKRPLDELKGLKELEDELKKLGIRTLFRYSGTENVIRLLLEGKDETLVTKKMIEVEKFFIKALNE, encoded by the coding sequence ATGAAGCTTTTTGGAACCGATGGAGTTAGAGGCAGAGCCGGAGAGAAGCTAAATGCGATGACTGCGATGCGTCTAGCTATGGCTGCTGGAATTTACTTTCGTAAAAACTCAATTACAAATAAAATATTAGTCGGCAAAGACACAAGAAAAAGTGGCTATATGATAGAAACCGCGATAGTCGCCGGACTCACTGCAGTTGGATATAACGTTATACAAATAGGTCCTATGCCAACTCCTGCAATAGCGTTTTTGACTGAAGATATGCGCTGTGACGCCGGTATAATGATAAGTGCGAGTCACAATCCGTTTGATGATAATGGTATCAAATTTTTTGATAGTTTTGGAAATAAACTAAGCGTAGAGGCTGAGCAAGCCATAGAAAATATATTTTTTCATAATGAAATCATAGAAAATAGTCAAAAAACAGGTCTTGAAATCGGTCAGTCAAAAAGAATCGACGACGTGATCGGCAGATATATAGTTCATATCAAAAACTCATTTCCTAAAAGTCTTACTTTAAAAGGCTTAAGAGTTGTTTTGGACGTGGCAAACGGCGCAGTTTATAAAGTCGCTCCAACCGTATTTAGTGAGCTTGGAGCAGAGACAATAGTCTTAAACGATGAACCAAATGGTGGAAATATAAATGATGGTTGTGGTGCTTTGCATCCTGAAAATTTGGCAAAAGAAGTTAAAAGATTAAGAGCTGATATAGGATTTGCTTTTGATGGTGATGCTGATAGACTTGTAGTTGTTGATGAAAATGCAAAAGTTGTTGATGGAGACGCTTTGCTTGGTGTTTTAGCTACTTATCTTGATGAAAATAAGATGTTAGATAAAAAGGAGATAGTGGCTACTGTAATGAGTAACGCCGCACTTGATGACTACCTTGCAAAACATAAAATCAAGCTTCTTCGTTCAAACGTTGGAGATAAATTTGTTCTTGAAATGATGAAAGAAAACGGTATAAATTTCGGTGGTGAGCAGAGCGGACACATTATATTTAGTGATTTTTCAAAGACTGGTGATGGGCTTGTTTCGGCTTTGCAAGTAAGTGCTTGTCTCTTAGCTAAAAATAAAAAAGCTAGCGAGATATTTGGAAGTATCAAAGCATATCCGCAAAAACTTTCAAATTTAAAAATTATAGAAAAAAGACCTCTTGATGAGCTTAAAGGCTTAAAAGAGCTTGAAGATGAGCTTAAAAAACTAGGAATTCGTACTCTTTTTAGATATTCTGGAACCGAAAATGTTATAAGACTTTTGCTTGAGGGAAAAGATGAAACATTGGTAACTAAAAAGATGATAGAAGTAGAAAAATTCTTTATAAAAGCATTAAATGAGTAA